One Arachis hypogaea cultivar Tifrunner chromosome 2, arahy.Tifrunner.gnm2.J5K5, whole genome shotgun sequence genomic window, acatttaagtgggtaaaattcttatcattgacctttacttttccacttgaatatgggctactagagacggatggtcaacttagagctttctatggctttaagagtaagagggagatgggtggaaagagttgtcaagcaaggttcaatatggttgtatgctccaagttgaaatgcaaaggttggtgtatgactcaattgaatgggtctaggatgttgtttggccgcttcagtgagaattctaattgcttgccacccggttggaactatgataatcaacaagaaaacgagtgcaaaagcaaggtttgggaccccggaattcattctagtaatcaatactcttggggccttgtcacctACTTTAGATTGCTTGACAGCtgtatgcgcctagtttgggaccccagaggttattggaattgcaaacattggtggggattcaagtatcagtacaagcacaagccatcatgacaaggagctctctgaatgtccaacttaaggtctttaactaaaagttctaagtgggagacaacccaccatgatatgatctttcatttttattcttcttagttttattttattttctttttattagtgttcattcataatttctgcatattcatctgcattctgcattaaaaaaaaaaagacaaaagcgCCACCTCATGCGTAAGCGTACTGCACGCTAGCGCGTCCATTGCGATTTGGGCGATCCACGCAACAGCGTGCATGGGGCGCACACATCCCCTGGATATCAGCATAAGAGTATGCCTTGGCCGAATGTTGTGCCGGCTTGGTGCTGGTATTGTGCTGGACGCATAACCtgccccacgcgtatgcgtccctgacgcgtatgcgtcaccttGCCCATCTTGTTGCGCATGCGTCGCACCTGGCGCGTGCGCATGAGCCACGTGCTGTACGTATCAAAAATCACCCCCAacaatttttgggctatttttgacccagttttcggcccagaaaatacagattagaggctacagagtaggggaatccattcattcattcatacacttttcattcacataattttaggttttatatgtagtttttagaaaaagaggctctctcctctctctcggatttaggattcctagttttatgcttttgagttgaATGTTacaaagagttactacctccgtgaaGTTTTTATGAAtctagtttgttttctatttccttactcttttacttCCTATTTGATTCCattatttcttgattattttcaattgagtttaattgccatgtcttctttctactcccTTCACATGAATGTGAatttggcatccatgtcaatggagtaggctcctaacttgactttggagttgattaatatttgagacccttgagttggaatactcaagagttaattggtaattggaagttgttggctagcttTCTAGTTACTAACACTAACCCTTCCCAAGGAAAAGGATTATtttcttgtgaatagaagttggctctcaacttgactttcctttattcaatGAAGGATAACCAAGTggaacaacaacctattactaattaatcttggaaaatccaacaaggatagaagttcagattaaccttctcctagtcaaggctttttatttattttaattacataaaacttcttgttaattttcattgcttcaatttataaaaatttatgtgcccattgcccaaactccaaatttcccagaaaactcataaccaataataaatacacctccctgcaattccttgagagatgacccgagatttaaatacttcggttattatttattcggggtttgttactcgtgacaaacaatcttttgtacgaaaggattcttgttggtttagaaactatactttcaacgtgattacatttgtgaaattctagaccacgcaagaatCCGTTCGTCAATGCTTGATGGGATCTTTAGTGGGTAGACCATGGAACTTAGGAAAGAGATTAATCAAGGAGGTCTTTGGGTCAAAATCTGCATTCAAGTTCAGATGAcgcgcttgaaatggttgaagAGTAAAATCGGGAGCTCTCGCTTCCTTGAAAGTGATCCTTCTAAGAGTGGTCATGGTATCGGTACCTAAATCAATGGAAGAGACGTCAATAGATTTAGTAGGAGAGGAgttagtttcttcctcaaatgatgcTTTGGATTGAACCTCGGGGAAGATTGGTGAATTGGGGGAAATCCCTTCGCCACCCTCGGaagctaaccgacgccgagctcgcctaatatgtgaaattattttttcaatttcaggatcaaatggggctaagctcggatccggtAATGAATGCGTCATTCAATAAAAGAAAGATAGAGCTCGTGGCAACAAAATATACtaggaaattaattaataaatactactaATAACCAACTAACACacaaataaaagatgcaattatgcaaatatgaaaatatttacaccaagcaataacttagcaaacatatgcaactccccggcaacggcgccaaaacttgaCGAGTGGATAAATGTCGGTCAAGAATTACCAAAagtaattttcaaattaaaatcacAAGTAAAGTCTTAACCGACGAGATTTCTGCTAATCAGAGTTAAAAAGTGTGtcacaattaaattcaataaccAGGAGTAGAATCCCGAGTCATTTTTCTAGGAGTTGACATAAGATACAAATTATTGGTTAGGATTTCCTAGAGATTTTCGAGGtcaagaacaagagaaataaataactagaaattaTAGCAATATATAACTAGCAAGAGTTGTaaaataatcaatataaaaattcTTGGTTAGGGGTGAGAAtcggaaattctatccttattgtCTTTCCCAAGTGTGATGGTAAAACCTCATCGCTTTTTATCCTCCAAcgattgaaggaaagtcaagtgaaacaaTTAACTTtagctcacaagtcctagtcacttcgTAGAGAAGAACTAGAGTTGGTGAGTTTCAAGTTAATTAGCAATCTTCATTTACCAAATAACACTTGAGTATAACAATTCAAGTGGCTCCAATCACTCAACCCCAACCAAGCAAGGAAATCTACTCCATGATCTTGGATGACATttcctcaaacacttggtgggcgaaggtaaaagacatgataaaaatgataaaataactaaatttaaattaCCACTAGCAATAATCAACAATAGCAAATCAAGCAATGACAATAGATGTGGAAATAActcaatgcattaataaaatTCAAGAGTAACAAGATCTAAGCATGAATTCAAGTAACCAAATGGAAAAGAGTACTAAAGAAACTAAAGAAGAAAACTAGAAGGAGAATGACTAGAATTGAAGATAACAGCAATTTCTCTCAAGATCCAATGGAAAGTAAAACTAAGAATGCcaaaaatcctagagagaagtgggaGTTTCtctcattaaaattaaaaaactcaaaaaataagcTAAAGTGAAAAGTGTGTTCAGTCTCAACTCCATCCaagcctctagtctgtgtttttggacttgaaactgggccaaaatcagtccagaaatcgcccccagcgtattcctttaattgcagcacgtgacgctcatcACGTGTACGCGTTAGCCACGTGTACGTGTCGGTGGGCTCTGCACAGGTAACGTGTACGCATCAGTCACATGTACGCGTCGCTTGGAAAATGGGTTGATCACGCATACGCTTCAGTCATGCGCACGCATCGCCTCCAACTTCTCAAATCTTCaaattcttgtattccttccaattTAGCATGCTTCCTCCTATCCTCTATACCATTCATGCTCTATAAATCCtataatcacttaacacacatttcacggcatcgaatgataataacagAGGATTACAAATTAGcgatttaaaggcttaggaagcatgttttcaatcataacacaaaattaggtaggaaacttaaaaacatgcaatttacatgaattatgtgagaatagttgacaaaacccactcaattcagtccaaaatatatcataaaatagtggtttatcatccgCAAGCGCAGCCATACCACGGTTGGGTGAGCATCCGCGTGCATAATGCTTTGATGCTTGCGCTACCTTGGACATATTTGTCTGTTTATTTTGTGATCTCTTTCATTTTTAGGCCATGCTCTTTGCTGCCACTTGTTTTTAACCCATCCTAAaatactaacaaacacatcaagacaccATGTGAatgattaaaaattcaaaacattaAAATTATTACAAGAATTTATGATTTTGTCActtattgaaattgaaaaagagaatTATAAGTATAggcaattaagcacaaaaggtATAGAGAAATTAAGTAAAATTCCCTAAAATTTGTACAAGTAGTCACATGAAAATCAGCTTTATCAACCCCACGCCTTTCGTGtatcttctttctttgttttttttttttttttactttttttagtacttaatctcattcttcttatcatCAAAAGGCATTGAACCAAACTCGAAGCTTACCACAGTTGCCTTTATTGCTGACAAAATTAAAAAGTTGCCTTCACCTCTCTATGTCGTCATTTTCTTTGTCTTCTCATCTGTTTGTTTGTGCATCTACTTCATTGTAGATGTCTCTCTCTTTTACTTGTGCTTTTGCTACATCACCTCTTTTAACTTATGGTTTTTATTTATATGTTTGAATTCTTTCACACTTTGCAAAACATACACGTCGCATACATCATCTTTTTGTGATTTATGCATAAACTATAATTTTCAACACTATATTCCAAATTTTTCCATATGTTTAGTAGGCActtctaaaattaaagtaaaaatgtaTAGACTTAAAAATAACTCTTGGTATAATTTTAACGTactaaaaatttttctattatAGCACAATGTGTTACAAAAATTCGTATATGTTTTTTATTATAtgaatatatactatttttaccctttttcttttctaagattttctacaaAACCTTTTATAATACTTTTTCATATGACTTTTTCAAGTTAACGAATACTATATGTAAATCTTTCTTTTTCGTTCGATATATTTCCATTATTAGtattagtaaatatataaatttcATGGTAGATCTAaccaatatataataaaaattgatttttcaaaatttgaatatCTTATCTTAGCTTCTATTTTATCATCCTCTCCTATGACTCTGTTATGATTCAAGATCTTGATCTATAtataatttctatatttttttgtgtATACCCTTTTTGCTTTTGTGATTAGAGACTAAGGGAGTAAGGTGgtcattttctttaattttagtatattctttaacttattttttatccgTTTTATGAATTTTAGAACCTTAAtcttttaaattcataaatagaaaaaaagtCTTGATACTTTTTTCTCTACATAATTTATTCAAACAAAAATTCTCAAAACATtcattaatttgtaaaattagctcttctatcttttattaattcttttttttttctaaaatttcatcATACTTATCCTCTTTAATACACTAGtatattaatcaaatttaatattaatgtaaaatattttaagttataattaaacaaaataattgaaatatttaaaattattattataatagtgTTTGTAATAGCAtatgataattaaattattttgattaataaaaaatatactttataatATTTCAACTGAAATATCTAAACaatcattttctattttctataaaGCCCCACAAATTTTtccaataatataatataatataatataatataatataatataatatattacgACGAGTTTGACTAAACAATTATCATAAGAAAATgaaatttatttgtaatttgatatgtatattttaagatgtaataataacaattatattcatATTAAaggaaaacttttgaaaaagaataaaaaaaaatgttttcatatAATCATATTTGAACGTTTGTTCTAATAATAGCATCACAAAAAGCATCCTATTTTATAGATTCCTACAACATGATgtaaaagggtaaagtatatacATAATAGTGAGTCGCGGCTCGAGTGACAACTATTAAAGGGAAAATTACAAGAATGGTACCGGTTAAACGCCGTCGTTTGAAGTTGGCACAAAACATgagttttttaattgtttttcattttctttttttttttcccctctGCCTCGATGCAACGCTGCACATTTCGGCCAATGATATTGTTTTTCCgaacaaaaaaaggaaaaacaataaCGAAATTTCTGGACAAagcaaaaatataatatataagaaattgaaaataaaaaataattaaaaaattaatttatatattaacatgaacaaaaataattatttttcgaaattaaatgattatttaaatAACGATATAATTTAACAGCTGTGAAAACTATTATAGGTttgactaaaaaataaattagaaacgcacaacataaaaacatagaccCAATAAAAGGgggaaaatataaaaagaaaggaaaagaaaaagcataGACCAATTTAAGGGTTTCAAGCGATAAATACAGCACACAAGTACATTGACACACACAAAAAAGACCCAGATGATTATTAAACAAATTGAAGTGTGTGTGAGAGAATAGAGCAACACTGTGATCAGGCTCGTGTCTTGCTgtgctttttgtttatttttttatttttcggttGATTCTTTGTAAGAAGAAGATAATGGGTTGGATTCCATGTTCTGGAAATTCAAATGCTAAgaagaaggtgaagaagaagatggaagtggAGGAAAGTGTGAAGCCTGATCCAATCAAAGGTACTCAATTTTGTTATTTTACATTTCAGCGTGGGAAAAAtgcaaattaaaaagaaataaaaagtgaTCAGTGTTTTGTGACTTTGTCAAATTGATTCTCCTTCCATGTTGGTGAATGTAATTGGGACTGTGATATGTTTTGTACTActttgtttcttgcttttgtatggatttttattttaactacTGGAATCGTgttctttaattattattattattattattattattattattattattattattattattaaagtctTGCGTTGACATGAATGAAATTGCTAGACTAAGGTATCTCGAttttgcaagcttttctttttatcttatggGGAAAAGGTACTTTTCTTTTTGGAAAATTGGGATGAGGTTAATCTGCTATTCTATATGGTTCTATCATATAAGTGAGATCTTTTGTTTGGCTTGTGTGGTTTGTTGGATGTCAACAATTTGTGTGTTTTTGCCTTTTTCTTTCAATTGAAAACTTTATTTTTCAGATTTTGTTTTGGCACATTACATTGGCATAATTGAGTTAAGTATGTAACTATATACCCTATGTTGGTAAAGTTGCCTGAAATTTTCGATTTAAGTTTATTTAATCATTAGATTATGATTTTTGTTATGTGAGGGTTTTTTCTCCCTCAAGCTTCCTGGTTTCTGATTTCCTCATTGATAATATATCCACTTTAACTTTTGATATTTATATGATAATTAATTGCTTCTTTCTGAATGACGAACATGAATTAATCTTTGTATTTCAATCTAAGAACTTGGTGTTTCATTTTGCTTATGCTCACCTAAACAATATGTCTTTGGAATTGAGTGCAGGGAAATTGAAGAGGAACTCGTCCATTAATTCGGCAGATTCATCTAAAAATGGGAATACTGATCACATTGCTGCACAGACATTCTCCTTCCGTGAGTTGGCAACTGCAACTCGACATTTTCGGGCAGAATGTCTTTTGGGTGAGGGAGGCTTTGGTAGAGTATACAAGGGGCGTTTGGAAAGTATTAATCAGGTGAGTTCTGTTTCTCATGATTCTTTTATGTAGAGTAGGAGAAGGTTTCTGGGGAACGAAGTAATGCTTGATGAATAGGATAAAGCAGCTGGTGAATGAATTATTGCTTCCTCTCTTTGCAATTCATCATTTCCCTGATATCCACACTGCTTTGTTGTCATAATTGAAATAATAGCTTATGAATTTTCCCAGCTTGAAAATGAAGCCTAACTCTATTGTTATATCTAGATTGTTGCAATTAAACAACTTGACCGAAATGGCCTGCAAGGGAATAGAGAGTTCCTAGTTGAAGTGTTGATGTTAAGTCTTCTTCATCACCCGAACCTTGTCAACCTTATTGGTTATTGTGCTGATGGAGATCAAAGACTTCTCGTTTATGAATATATGCCATTAGGATCCTTGGAAGACCACTTACATGGTATTAATTTTTCCTAATTAGTATATTTGTTCCCTTTGTTATTCAATATCCTTTATTACCTTTTAATGCATGTCGGTAACACGCACACATTTTGCAGATGTTGCTCCTGGCAAGGAACGACTAGATTGGAACACACGAATGAAAATAGCTGCCGGAGCAGCAAGCGGATTGGAATATCTTCATGACAAAGCTAACCCTCCTGTTATATACCGAGATTTAAAGTGCTCCAATATTTTGCTCAGTGAAGGGTATCATCCCAAGTTATCTGATTTTGGTTTGGCTAAACTTGGCCCAGTTGGGGAAAACACCCATGTATCAACGAGGGTTATGGGCACCTACGGATATTGTGCTCCCGAGTATGCAATGACAGGTCAGCTGACTCTGAAATCAGATGTTTATAGCTTCGGTGTAGTTCTTCTGGAAATCATTACAGGAAGGAAGGCAATTGACAATTCAAAATCTGCAGGAGAGCAGAATCTTGTTGCATGGGTAAGAAATAACTGCTACCATTTTCTCTTAGGTTTTCTGCGGATGAATTTAATTCATTGGAGGAGGAAATTTAGTTGTTGAATAACTTTTGAAAAGTTTCATTGTGatattaatagttaaaagtaactAGTGTGGATAAATGAGGCGAGGAAtctatttgaatttcttttgaatTGGCCATGCTTGGAAAATTGGATCTGGTTAATTGTGCTTAACCTTCAAATTTAAGTTTGATTTCTATGCACCATCATTGTTAAAACATCCAATTAGGTGCTGCTATGTACATAAAAGTGGTTGTTTTAAGATAGCCTGTGCAGTACTTTAACTTTTTGTTTACGTGGCATCCCCGGATTGGATACTAGTAAATCTTTGACATGCGTACGAATTAATCTCTTAATATAATCTATAGTTCTCTATTACCTCGTAGTTGAAGGTAAGAAAACATGATGTATGATTAAAGATGTAATTGTTAAGTACTGAAGGAAAGTGGGAAACCAGTCAAACCACAccttaaaaattagttgttaagAAGGAAGAACCATTCTTCTTAAATACAATATGCATCCCATACTACCGGATTTGAGACTTTGGGCACTCCATAATATCCAAGTCCCAAGCAATACACCGCCCTTGGAAAGCTGACGTCCACGGTAGCTTTACTCTATTGACACAGACCCAGAAATAACCACCTTGCTACCGGCTACTAGTATTTGGTATTTATCTTAATCTAGCCTATAGGTAGTCCTTTCCATGGTGCCAACAACCAAGGCTCTGATACTATTGTTAAATACCTAAGTAAAGTTGGAAACCACACCTAAACTAGCTGTTAAGGGAGAAGAACCACTCTCCTTAAATACAACATCAAGCATCCCATGCTACCTGATGTGAGATTTTGGGCAACCCATAATATCCAAGTCCTTAACATAAACTTTTTGAGAGGAAAACAATGGTGTGAAGTTTCTAAATAAATTAAGTGAGATTAGTGAAGGGGTCGCCGGGGTTGGGGGGGTTAAAGTGTAATACTAGTGCACAATTTTTCGTTCTTACAGTAGTCTTTTTTGGTTTGCCTCTTCTTTGTTTTAATCCCTTCTATGAATTATTTTCATGAAAAGAAACTCCTTTCATTGTGATGGTTGAAAAGTTACTGGTCAAACTTTTGCATATCTCTCTTTGCTATTTACCTGAATTGAAGTTATTTTGATATGGTTAATTGTGATCTTAGTAACTTAGGGGGAGACTTTCCCTTAATTGCAGGCTAGACCCTTGTTTAAGGACCGAAGAAAATTTGCGCAAATGGCCGATCCAATGCTTCAAGGTCAATATCCTCCAAGAGGACTCTACCAGGCCCTTGCTGTGGCGGCAATGTGTGTTCAGGAGCAGGCCAACATGCGTCCAGTTATAGCCGATGTTGTTACAGCTTTGAGTTACCTTGCTTCCCAAAGATATGACCCGCATACACAAACAGCACAAAATTCTCGCTTCGCTCCTGGCACTCCTCCTAGAACCAAGAGGGGACACTGATATGGAAGCTCAAAGTTTTGCAGCCATACGAAGCCTCGTGCGAGTCTTGAATACCTTGCATTCTGAAAAGGGATTCTCACTTTCTTAGCGCGCTGCAAGAGATATAGGTTTCAAGATGTTTATATTCAAGTTGCATGTGGGGGTGTTCTTAGTTCAGATTATAGCGTTGCTAGAAGTCTTGAGTTTTGCTCTCCTTGCTGTGCATAGAACTGCTCCTATTTCCATTTGGGGCCAAGATAGTTGTTTCCACCGTTGTTTTCTCCGTATATTTATAGTTAAGGTCAAATTTCTGGATTCATAATTGGTGTTCTTTCTCTATAGGCAATGGTTCTGTAGCCAAATTGCATAGATGTCATAGCTTGTGTTGGTTGGAGTTAGAGACAAATACAAAGAGTCAAAGACTGAggaatataaaaatatgtttggaGTTAGAGATAGTACAAAACAATATTTCTGTATTTTCTGTCTTTCTATAATGTGGAGTTGGAGGAGACATAATTTTTGTCTCCTATATTTATGTCACGTCTCATTTACCAATCTGTGCCTTGGTGTCTTATTCCTGATCATGGTAGTTATAACTTATATAGTTATAAAACCATGTAGAAATATAATATAGTATATCTTTTCTCCAAGCAGGAAAGTATGGATACGCTACAGCTACAATACAATGTGATTTTTGGAAGTTTCTTTTACTATGGATTAATCTCTATATACAAACATTTAAGGCTTACAAGTCCGTTACCCTCAAACGCGCCTCTTGTAACATCTGTCTTTTATGCGCCTCTTTAACAGAATATTAAATCAATCTAAATTAATTAACGcgcgaatatataacttctaaatttcaaaagatttcgtttCCTTTTTCGAATGTCTTGCTAAATTTGTTCAATCTCCTTCTTGCGTTCTCTCTTTGCGTTTTTATTCATTGTTTTACCTGCGTTTATCACTGGTTTCTTTGTCATTTATGTGAGTTTCTCTCTCTGTACTCTAGCttcgtttttttttcgattttcatagtttctgaaatcaagttttgaactcgttttgaagataatggatgattcaacttcagattgtcagctgaaacagggcgaagtggattttgaatttgaatcgaacaaagttcctgaggtttgatttagttTGAGTTAATTAGGATTAATCTGGATTTGATGCAGTTAGTCGTTTATGATTGTCtagctgaataattcgtgaacattgtCTGTGAAATTAAAGAGTGAACATAATCTGTGGATTGAATCTAATATACTAGTTTTGATTGATTTTCTGCATTTTATACTAGACGTTCAGGTGTAGATCAGAACTTTTTGGGTATATTTTAGggaagtttgggtgtatttagAGTTTATggcttttcttgttattttagttgagttgttgtcgttcgggtgtagATCAGGAATCCTTGGGCATATTTTAGGGAAGTTTGGGTatatttacagtttatgacttttcttgttattttagttgagttgttgtcgttcgggtgtagATCAGGAATTCTTGGGTGTGTTTTAGttgaattgttatttttttatgaggCGCAGAAACTCTATAGTATATTCTTGTTTTTAACATGGTGTATTTTGCAGCCCCTTTGtattgttgatgaccagtttgttcccaaggttggaatgacttttaacacccttgaagatgctgcaaaATTTTACAAGGACTATGCTAAGGCTgtaggtttttctacaagagttcggagcacaaataagaagggaaacgaaattaagaatcaattgattacatgtagcagagagggaaaatggaaatctaaaatatctccgaccgagaagacaaaTTTCACAGCTGGTTTAAATTGtcttgcaagaatttatatacacacattgaaggatgttggtgcttggatcatttcaaaggttgtgctgcatcattcacacccttgctgtccaactcaagcagagatgctcaaacaacacagggAACTAaacatgtccattcgtcgtacaatagagaataacgaggaggctaATAACAGACCAAGCAAAACTTTCCAATCATTCGTTGCGGCAACTGGGGGTCATCACGAGTTGAATTTTATCGAAAAAGACGTGAGAAATTACATCACaagagaagtgcggaatgtttcggaacaagaagatgcaaaggaattcggaaaatatttattaagaatgaaaaagaagaatcagaatttctttttcgagctcgAACTCGAGAACAATCAGTcgattaagttggatttttgggCTGATGCAAGGAGCAGAGCTGCCTTT contains:
- the LOC112742491 gene encoding probable serine/threonine-protein kinase PBL7 isoform X1, which gives rise to MGWIPCSGNSNAKKKVKKKMEVEESVKPDPIKGKLKRNSSINSADSSKNGNTDHIAAQTFSFRELATATRHFRAECLLGEGGFGRVYKGRLESINQIVAIKQLDRNGLQGNREFLVEVLMLSLLHHPNLVNLIGYCADGDQRLLVYEYMPLGSLEDHLHDVAPGKERLDWNTRMKIAAGAASGLEYLHDKANPPVIYRDLKCSNILLSEGYHPKLSDFGLAKLGPVGENTHVSTRVMGTYGYCAPEYAMTGQLTLKSDVYSFGVVLLEIITGRKAIDNSKSAGEQNLVAWARPLFKDRRKFAQMADPMLQGQYPPRGLYQALAVAAMCVQEQANMRPVIADVVTALSYLASQRYDPHTQTAQNSRFAPGTPPRTKRGH
- the LOC112742491 gene encoding probable serine/threonine-protein kinase PBL7 isoform X2, yielding MGWIPCSGNSNAKKKVKKKMEVEESVKPDPIKGKLKRNSSINSADSSKNGNTDHIAAQTFSFRELATATRHFRAECLLGEGGFGRVYKGRLESINQIVAIKQLDRNGLQGNREFLVEVLMLSLLHHPNLVNLIGYCADGDQRLLVYEYMPLGSLEDHLHDVAPGKERLDWNTRMKIAAGAASGLEYLHDKANPPVIYRDLKCSNILLSEGYHPKLSDFGLAKLGPVGENTHVSTRVMGTYGYCAPEYAMTGQLTLKSDVYSFGVVLLEIITGRKAIDNSKSAGEQNLVAW